CTTTCTCTTTAGGATCTCCATCAGGACAATTTCCGAGGTTATCAGCATtcgattttaatttcttttatctgGACCTAATTAAAAGTCATATTTTCCCCTTAGATGATTTGCTCCCATTTgcaattttaatttgtatattaCGTACATATTTACCTTTTATCTGtgaataattagttttttttttcagtatgATAGAACAATTGGTATTTTTATGCCTCTTAATTCGTACAATTAGGAACATATTATtctcttaataattttaattaatatttgtttAACGCCGTAATAACCCTGGCAGAGCACTGCTTTGAAACTAATTTTGGTGATACAAGGACTCAATTTGTCATTTTCGTTCAGTTGGAGGACCAAATTCCAGTTTTCATTCTCCCATCCCATTGTTTTAGTCAGTCAAATCTTGGGCCTTTTTAGGCCCATTAACAACTAAAGGTGGCCCATTGTGTGACCTGATTGAGATGGCCCTAATTTTGGGCTTCTCTGCAGGCCCATTTTTTCAGTGCCCAGGCTTCTTTTGACATACAGTCATAAAATTGGATCATGCATGATCCAATATGATCAGAATCTTTAAAAGAACTGATTTCAATAATTAACAGAAATCACATTATTgaaatatgcaatatataatatatgtatacaagTGTATAAACCCAATTGTTAAACTCTTAATATCTGCAAGGTCCACGAATTAACCATTCTGCAGCATAAAAGTTGTTGTGTCCTATTGGAAATGAACGTTGTTATTATCTCAAAACCGTtagaaatattttcttatatatctCAAAATTTAGAGTGCACGCCGTGTTCACCTGAAAGACTGTATCTTAAATGCTTTTAAAGTTATCCGGTTTCGAGCAACACGAGAAAGCATAAGAAAACATTTCATACTCTCgcgatttttatttaattcttcattattctaataatttattatattatatttatatattttatttaaactttgatgaataaaataaataaataaaagaaagcaATTATGTTCgtatttctatttattttattaggcaattcaaaatttaaaataaatatattatttcattaataaaaaagaaaacgaatttattactttctctcttTATGCTTGATCCCTTTCGTTACTTTTCTCATCAAAgtgaaatattaataatagcaCATGATAAATTCGAGATGAGATCAAAAGTCAAATGATTTTTGAGTAATTTaccataatatttatttttctcaatcctattctataaaaattaatatatatatatatatatatatatatatttctttattttgaatattacaaaaaaacTTCATTTGTAGATTAGtgagataaaaaataaataatatatagtcCATACATGAAGTGAAAAAATAGTGTTGTATATACTGTTTTgctttatatttaatattttattttagtatattatatactcgattcaatttttaatgaataaaaaagaagaaatttcgTCATATACTAATGTTGTTTTGTTGgtatacattaaaaaaataaaagagctATTTCATACAAAGATAAGGAAATGAAtatgtctttttattttcataaatattcTTTCATTCCATCTTGATTAATTCATTGATATCATAATCACTACTTTTTATGTATTATTTCCGatcttgagaaaaaaaaattcttcttttttttactttttattttatttcatcattACTTTGATTATTGTTAATATTTCGTGACAAATTTACTGCTCATTATTCAGGTGGATAGATTAATTAAACGCCGCAATTATGGCAGAAAATAAGAAGGGTCTTTTTCAATCTATCACTGAGTGGTGGATGTTGATCATCGAGGACCGGAGAGAAGGTCACATCCTCGCTGTAGGATCTCATACAGAACTCAATGCTATCATTTTTCGTGACGTATacactaattaattaatcaggTCAAACAGTTATGATCTATTAATTTAAAGGAACGTGGCCAGTCAAAGTCACATACATAAATCTTATCTACCCTGGATCACAGATTTGGTGTGTATGCAAGCCTCAAATTTAGGTTAAAATGCCATTTTTACctttctcactttttttttcgacGTGAGTCCTTATATTCGAAAGTTCATTTGAATAATTACTAATCCAATCGAGCCAGATTGACCtattaagagataaaattcTCCCAACATAGatttttctgcatttacaaTGACACGAACCCGAGATTTTACTTAAACAAAACAAGCGTCAAACCTCTTGCACTAACTCATATTGGTTACCTTTTCCCCCTTAATAATGGACTAAATGgacaaaattgaatttaaattttgattcattgaaaaaaaaaagttctagaaataaataaataaaacaaaagaggtttcgaaattaaaagagaagaaaacaaaagtttcaaaaaGCAAAATAGAGCGGAGAGTTGGAGACGAAGACTGTTGTCCACAACCTATGTAAAACCTCCCTTCTTATCCGCAAATGCACCATATTGAACTGAACTGTAAATTATTGGAAAAGTCCTGGGGTGGGTTAGTTTaaataatttgatatttattctCTTTAAATAAGGTCTCAGATTCAAGTattatgaatgaagaaaatttacgCACTTTTAATGGACTTATTCAGCTTAAACTGCATTAATCAAAGtccatggatttttttttaaatactatgatgcacaccgaaaaaaattgaaaatggcTGGCACTACCATGATTTGGTAGCTGAAAAAAATTGTAGTGATTATTATTCTATCAAATGTCGAATTCTAATGTGCGAGTGTGAGTGTACAAGTGACCAGTATCGTGTCACCAGAGATTTGGAGCAGAAAGGTGATTTATTTATGAAAGTTCTTGCATGAAattcaaatctcatataagaAATGAATATGAGTTTGGTATATATGAGTTTGctaaatttttctgaaaattctCGTAACTAATTATTAGAATGGTATTAGTGATAATCTCATCAACatccacctttttttttagtctCCATCGCATGGCATTCAGAATTCAATGGCATAAAACGTAATAtcatgaatataaaaaaatatttattatatgtgaGCATCACGACAAATGTTGAATATATCTTTTAGGAggatttaatatttcttttttcagatACTATTCTAAATATACATAAAACGTACCAATAAAGcgtttaataaataattttttctatatttttgttTAAGTCATTTTagtaatccaaaaaaataaagattaacCAATTTTGTGGCATGAGTATTTTTTAtaagtcaaaatacaagttttcatttaaaaatacccaataaaattaataaagaaattttagcaaaagaagaaatgaaaaaacgTGAGAAAgcagagaggaagagaagggagagAGTAGAGGAAGATGGAGATTATTGTGGGAGTAGTAAATTTGGTAGTTAAAAGTAAGACACGAAATTACTAATTTAGTCTTAATTTCTTCCTAATGCGACGGTGCTTGATTAATTATATCATTTTCGCATTGGCAATATAGGGAAACGAAAGTGATCCCAATGACCTTGCTTCTTCCATTTGTAATATAGATAAACTAGATCCTACCTGTACTACGCACGGAAAATTTACAAATTACAATCTAtaccaaaaaagaaactttTAGATAAGATCGAATATGTCAAACTCGAGATTTTTTTGTcctattaaatttattatgaaagttaattgaataaattgaataaagaggataaaaattaaaacaaaaggacaaaaaaaagggagaatggcgagagagagagaggaatagAGATAGTGAAGATACCTTAGTTAATGATGTTATCCTTTTGTTactcaaaaaaagaaaagaaaagagagagatagtGAAGGAAGTGGGAGTGATGGGCCCAAAATAGCGATAGATTTTCTTGTAAAATTACCATGATATCCATAATCTTTTtaattgtaaatatttttCCTAACGGATtctcaaatataaatattatagatatacatatagatagatatatattgataaCACTGATAGCAATACATAGATAGATAACACATTGGTTAATCATACTGAAGGTGAAATCCAAACCAATGGCACCACGGTAGAGTGAAGATCTATATCGAAAAACTCTCATAAATCGACAGACCAATAAGATTCATCCATGTAATAGAATGACTATCCTCTCGGTCTCTAATTTAGAACTCGATTCTCATTTTGGAATCTCAGTCCATTCCATGCTTGAATCGTATAgagtatttatatttaaattgtTTGATATCGGGAAAATTTCTCCGGGCGTATTCGTAATTTCCTCGTGCGCTGTCAGGGCAGAGCGCATCCAAAGGGACCGAAGGTGTGCGTGTAGGCTGGGGGTGACGACACGTGGCATCAAAGAACCGCTACAGTGTACTGGTTTCTCAGTTTTTCCCTCCTCCGGTCCTAATCACCTGCGGCCGTTCCCAGCTGCCCAAAGTAGGCCACCCCCAAGTTAGTATCCAGAGAGAAAATCTTGGGGAGGATAATGTTTGCGTTCAGTCAACTCAAAATTCAATCATCCCGAGTATAAAATACTATGCACAAAAAGTTTTTGAAGAAAATGCAAAACCTTGTACAAGAGTAAATGTTTTGTACTCGAGCAGCCATTGAAAATTCCGTTACTAGTCTCAAGAATTTCCTCTTATGTGTAATAGGTATCGAATGTGGCACTGTATCACAAAACTTAAgtacataaaattttatttttatttttatttttatttttattgtgaagGGAATTATTGTGCTGATTGAATGACGATGATAATTCTTATTCGGTCCGTTAGTCTTCATTCTTTCCGCCATCCTCCGACTCCCTGGGAATGGTACTCTTTGAGTATATTGTTGTATCTTCCGTACCCCGCCTTGTTACTTGCtagtttagttttttttttctctctttcataCAAGGCTTCAGCCCGTTAGACCACCGAAAAAAATCTTCGGCACATTATGTCACAATTTGTAATCATTGGACATGCAATGTGATGCACTTGTTACGCATAGGATTTTCTCTTTTGGAGAActcaaatatattttaaatttaaatttaattaaatcagGAATTTCCACCCATAAATAGGAGGCCAAGCacttgcatttcctcgcacaCTTGTGAACAGAGAAGgattctagagagagaaaccgTTAGAAAAATCGAGTGAGGAAGGaaagcaaagcaaagcaaagcaaTTGGGCTGCTCTGATTTCATCTTCTTGCTCTGCActgaaagagagagggagagagagatagagagctGTGACGAGAACAGCGCACAGAGCTCACTGTCAGCTCAACCCAGCTCTGCCCATTTCCCCCATTGATCCCCAAACAGTGAGCTTTCCTATTCTCATTCCACCATTTCCCTCATCACCATTGCTGTTTCCTTCCCCTGCCAGTTGATTCTTTTCGAAGGGTGTTGGTTGGTGTTTTCGAATTGCCACCCGAAATGATGGCTCCGTGATGGGAGGGTAAATTGGATTTTTTGTAATCAATATTGTTAGCAATCTGATTTTGTTTTCTCCTCTCTATTTAATGATGCCACTTTTGGTATTATTTTGAATCCAAAGATCAGATTTTCAATGATCATTCTCCTTAGATGGTCTGTTTCTGCATCCACCTACTTGCCATATGAGGAGTAAGATTTGTTCTTGTATGGTGTCGTGATTCCGTCTGATGATGCGTCGAAACACTAATGCATGAGTGAAAGTAGCTCGTTTTGGTTCGAGAAAATTATGGTTATTTTTGGGGTTGGGGCAGTTTGGTCGCGGGTGAATGAGGTCACTGATATGGTCGTGCCTTGTGGTTTTGCATTGTTGGTTTTGTTTATGATGTGAAAGTAGGAATGAGTTTCTGAATGTTACAAGGACCGTTTTGCCTTGTTTCCAGGGACTTGCTAGGAAGCTTTCATGGCAGGTGAACAACGCAAACGGGGAAGGAAGACAACGCAAGCTAGCAACCCGAACGGAGAGGAAGCTCCCATGGCTGGTGGACGAGGCAAACGGGGAAGGAAGCCCAAGCAGGATGTCAACCCGAATGGAGAGGAATTTCTCATGGCTGGTGGACGATGCAAACGAGGAAGGAAGCCAACGCAAGATAGCAATCCCAATGGAGAGGAAGCCCGTCCTGCCAGTGGACGTCCCAAACGGGGAAGGAAGCCCATGCAGGATAGCAATCCGAATGGAGAGGAAGCCCTTCTGGCCGGTGGACGTCGCAAGCGGGGAAGGAAGCCAATGCAGGATAGCAACCCGAGTGGAGAGGAACCTCTCACGGCTGGTGGACGTTGCAAACGGGGAAGGAAGCCAATGCAGCATAGCAACTTGAATGGAGAGGAAGCTCTCCCAGGCGTTGGACGTTGCAAACGGGGAAGGAAGCCAATGCAAGATAACCGCAACCCCAATGGAGAGGAAGCTCTCACAACCGGTGGACGGTGCAAACGGGGAAGGAAGACAGTGCAATATAGCAACCCAAATGAAGAGAAAGATGGTGGAGGACGCAAACGGGGAAGGAAGACAATGCAGGCTAGCAACCCGAATGGAGAGGAAGCATTAATGGCCGGTGGACGACACGAACAGGGAAGGAAGACAATGGAAGATAGCAACCCGAATGGAGAGGAACCTGTCATGGCCAGTGGACGACGCAAACGGGGAAGGAAGACAATGCAGGTTAACAACCCAAACAGGAGCGACGAGAGAAAGAAGGAGGTGGTAGACCCAGACACCCTTATCCCATACATCGGATGGGATAACTCGATCAACTGCCTACTCCGCTGCTCAAGGTCCGACTATGGAGCCATCGCCGCTCTGAACCGGAACTTCTGCCACCTCATTCGTAGTGGAGAACTCTATCAGCTCAGGAGGAGGGCCGGCATTGTGGAGCACTGGATCTATTTCTCGGTCAACCTCCTCAAGTGGGAGGCATACGATCCTGTCAGGATGCGGTGGATAAGCCAGCTGCCCAAGATGGAGGCGAGCACGTGCTTTGTGTATTCGGACAAGGAGTCCTTGGCTGTCGGGACCCAGCTTCTCGTGTTCGGGCGGGAGGTAAGCTGCCATGTCGTCTACAGGTATAGCCATTTGACCAATACGTGGTGCTTGGGCTTGCCCATGAACACTCCTAGGTGCCTGTTCGCCTCTGGGAGTATCGGGGCCATTGGCATTGTGGCAGGCGGATGCAATTCAACCGGCAAGGTCCTGAGCGTGGCAGAGCTCTACAACTCGGAGACTGACGAGTGGATTCCTCTCCCAGACATGAACATACCGAGGAAGATGTGCTCAGGGGTGTTCATGGACGGGAAGTTCTACATTGTTGGAGGGGTCGATGACGAGTCAAATCCATTCACTTGTGGGGAGGTGTTCGATTTGGAGACTCAAACATGGGAGGTGATACCCAACATGTACCCAAGACCTgcaggagaagaagagggtcAGTTGCGCCGTGCTATCGAGGCCCCGCCCCTCTTGGGGGTCATAAATAATGAGCTTTATTGTGCTGACCATACTACTCAGGAAATCAGGAAGTATGACAAGAAGAAAAACTCATGGACCGCGATTGGGAGGCTCCCAGAACGGGCAGCATCGGTGCGCGGTTGGGGGCTCGCCTTCCGGGCATGTGGGGAGCGGCTTATGGTCCTTGGTGGGCCTAGGGAGTTCGGCACAGGGGTCCTCGAGCTCTACTCTTGGATCCCGAGCCAGGGCCCAGTCGAGTGGGAACTGCTTGCCAGCAAGCGTATTGGAAGTTTTGTATACAACTGTGCAGTGATGGGTTGCTGAAAGAGAAATAATTCACCGGTTTAGGAGTGTGGGATCAACGTTTGGTGGGTTCGGGTTAGTTTCATAGGTGACAGCAATATAGTTTAGTCGACATGTAGAGGGGAAGGGTATAAAAGAGTAGCATATATAAACAGGAAACCGAGTTATAATCTTATGCTGTGGTGTGGTTTAGTGCAAATATCCAATAATGTAAGCATCACGGCATATTGTACAAAGGGGTTCGATTTCATTCCGAACGTCTAATGAAAAGCTTAGGTATTATGTGTTTCCTATATTTGATTTGGAGTCAACTTACGACTTCCGAGTGCGATGTAAGCAGTTtaagggcctgtttggtttctcaatggtattttaaaatcacaattctaactttaactctacccattacaaaacaaaataactcatacaaagtcaaagagtgggccccatttataccacttttttcctcaacaaaacaacataacacatacaaagtcaaaggtgtgccccatttataccactcaaaatcaaaatcaaaatctgattttaaaatcctactatgaaaccaaacgcaacctaagTTTGCAGTTTTGGGAATGCCAATTGTGAACTGCTAAATGAGGCAAAGGGCCAGATTTGGAGGCATTGACACTGACAATATGTACGACGGACAGGACTTGCCAAAATATGGTCAGATTTGTTGGGTACGAGGATACTGTTTGCAGGAAGGGAATTGTGAAAGTCAAAGGGGTGTTGAAGTCAATCAATACTATAATTTGATTGGCCAATTCTCATTGAGttccttaaattttttacGAAAATTCtaagaataaataaagtaaaagaTTCCGATTCCAATCATTGAGCAGCCTCTGAGAATCTTGCAGAAAAGCAAGATGGCCCTTTTGTTCTTCCTCTATTTTACTAGGGGAGGTATGCTTAATGATTAGTGTAGTTAACCGTTTcccttttatctttttatgaaattttagtATAAGTATTGTATCGTATATGGATAAAATCAGGTgtcctataaaaaaaaactaagcGGATAAATAAATACTTTATTATCAATTCACAGTTTCAAATATctgaaatgaaattaaattttatatatgatcTGTCCCGTACCAAATACAACCTTATTGTTAAGCCAATATCTTTTCCTACAATACAACCTTATTTTTATTCAAGGTCATTTCACCAACTCCAATGCAATTAAGTCGTGAAGAttgatagaaaaaaaaataataaaaaatgcaaGTTGTGAATCAATTAAGGATATCACTGAATtgcatatacttttttatttagttgACGAAATCTACTTCATGTTTAAGAAAAAAGTTAATATATTTCTCTAAGTTTTTTTGCATAAGAGCTACTTGCTACCATATTTCTCTTCTCGTATTAATTATTCTGTTTCTGAATTCTAAGTTTGTCATTTTTGGTATGCCTATCTTCGGATGATGAATTCTCTTTTATTCTTTAGTTTAACATACAatgtatatattaagtttCACGACACCCACTTCAGATGTTATAGTAAATTAATTGGGAGTAAGTACTCATCATATTTTAAGGATTttaatggtgcgtttggtttcagagttaaagtaactttgattttgacttatgaaatgtgtatttttattgtataatgtgttgagttaaagttaaaatttttgtgattttaactgcgaaaccaaacggagcataaGTATTCAAAATGTTCAGAatataaagtaaaattataaatttcattaaCTAGAAATTTCGCATAACtgatttttttgggtaaaataaaaagatgactagcttaatttaatttattgattgaaAAGATCAAAGCCAAAACAGACCTTCCACTTTATGAGATCATAAAGTAaccgaaattatttttattggtgaaaaaaaattgggtgaatgaaaaaattattttacttaagtgaaaatgtaaatattttttgctGATTCTATATGCAATTGAATGtatcttcaatttaaaaattcaaaccgATAGATTTTGGTTGTTCTTATCGATTTTTCAACGTAGAATTCCACCTCTCAACAGAAAAGTTCATGAAATGTGGAATCTAAGATATTGAAACACGTGTATATATCATATTCTAGACATATAATACTGAAATATTTAGTGATAATCACAATATTTTTCGAAAAGAATCCAAAAAATCTCTTCAAGATTTTCTGGGTTGTAACGGATCATGGCCCCAGACCCCTCATGTAATTATCACCTTCATGCAAGGCTCGCTATCTCTTAAATCATCTTATTAATGACATGAACAGAACTTGGACGCATCTGCATGCATGACATGGCAAAGCAGATGCATAAATCACGTTATCTTCCTTCAATAGATCTtattaattgatatatttaattaatcccAATGTGGACACACCTGCATGCCCAAGAACAGCCACACCAGAAGGTCGACCCAACACCTGTGGATGATCCACAGGGCAAAGGAAAGAAGAGGATcagagaagagaaagagaaccGTTTTAGGGTTCCACGAGAGAATAATGAGACCAGAACCAAAGAGATAAGATCGATATAAAGAGGAAAATGAGGTTAGTTTCATCCCATGCAAGCGTTTTGATTCTTTATCAGATAgatgtgaaaattttgatttaaaaatttcaaatattgtTTTGATTTAATGGTGATGTGATTAATGGTTTAAAGACGAAAAGGGTTGAAGGGGTGTGAGTGTGTGTGTCAGCAAAGCCTTAACTCTTGCATGCAACATTAATTATGTGATCACAAACTATTAAATAAGACCGAGGAAAATAAGGTAATTAGCTTCATTTCATGCAAGAGTTTTTGCGATTTCTCATATGGGTGTGAAATTTTTCGGTTTGAAATTCTCTGCGGATATTGTTTCAATTTAATGATGTGATTAAGGGTAAATAGACAAAAGAGGTTAAAGGGGTGAGTGGGTGTCAAAAAAGTTGGTGAAGAAAAAGCCTAAAACTCTTGCATGCAAAACAATTGCCACTGatccacacacatgatatATACTCAATGGAGGTTATCCGTTTTGGTGGTTTTTCCCCTTTTcaacttttattaattttccagTGGGCGAAATTGGGGCAATTAAATTTCATGTCTTTAACTCATCTCAAACCCAagattgaaattttcaatttctatTAATTTACATGATTATACCTTTGATTTTATTGACTGAAACCATATTCATGGTTGCTCTAAGTTCTACCAAAATTGACGTGGCGATCCCTGTGGGTATACATTTAAGAAAAGGTGTACGAGGCTATTGATCAATtttcatacatacatatataaatttttatgacATTTAATCTTGGCAAAGAAATAATTATACTAATAAAATTAGGACTACGATAAAGCTAAAGGTTGTGCTAGTTTCGTCGTAATTAATTAGCATCTCAAGCCGGCTTCTCTTATTAATTCGATCTTCGATCTTGTGGTCTCGCCACAAAAATTGTCATCATGTATATGCCCATTAAAGTATTTcaaccttttatttttcttagttaaaattatttttgtaagGGGTTTGCTATGGATTTTTCCCCTACTTTAATCAATATAGAACAACCACccacaaaaaggaaaataaaaagaagaaacaaacCAATCAATgattaaagaaaatgaaaacctGATAGTATAGTTCATGTCAATATCTAATCAACTTCAATTACGAGGTGCGGTGTGTTGTCCATTTATAAGACAAATACTAATTATTTGCAAC
Above is a window of Punica granatum isolate Tunisia-2019 chromosome 7, ASM765513v2, whole genome shotgun sequence DNA encoding:
- the LOC116215228 gene encoding F-box/kelch-repeat protein SKIP11-like, yielding MASGRRKRGRKTMQVNNPNRSDERKKEVVDPDTLIPYIGWDNSINCLLRCSRSDYGAIAALNRNFCHLIRSGELYQLRRRAGIVEHWIYFSVNLLKWEAYDPVRMRWISQLPKMEASTCFVYSDKESLAVGTQLLVFGREVSCHVVYRYSHLTNTWCLGLPMNTPRCLFASGSIGAIGIVAGGCNSTGKVLSVAELYNSETDEWIPLPDMNIPRKMCSGVFMDGKFYIVGGVDDESNPFTCGEVFDLETQTWEVIPNMYPRPAGEEEGQLRRAIEAPPLLGVINNELYCADHTTQEIRKYDKKKNSWTAIGRLPERAASVRGWGLAFRACGERLMVLGGPREFGTGVLELYSWIPSQGPVEWELLASKRIGSFVYNCAVMGC